The Jeotgalibacillus aurantiacus region TCGAAGAGGATGATCAGACCTATTACTTGTTTTTCCGGTCTTCAGGTGAAGTCAGCACTTCTTTAGAAACGATAGAGGATACGTTAATGATCAAACTTGATGAAGACAATGCGAATAATGAAAATCTTATGGGTAAAGTATACAAGCTCACTGTTGATCCTGAACACGAAGTGATTGAGGCAGTTATTAATGGAGAAACGGTCCCCTTTGATAATGTGACTGGCATTTAAGCGAAATCGTGAAAAGAGGTGTGCTATGCAGTTGAAAAAAAAGCTTCAACTTATAGCGATCGTTTTCCTGCTGGCCGGATGTTCAGAGGCTTTTCAATCATCATCCCCGCAGGTTTCCATTGAATGGATAAATCTTGTTCAGTGGAATGGTACTAAATATTATTATGATGACGAATTAACCAGTGATTTTGATGAAGACTCACTGGATCAGGTGATTGGCGAGGTAACCTTCACACTTGTTGGGAGTGAAGAAGAAACAAACGGCAACTATTCTTTCAAAAATGGAGATGCCACCTTTGCTTCAACAGGAAGTGAAATTTATTCAGTAAAAGGGCAACCGGTTGAAGAGATGATCGCTGTTCAAGGAAAAGTTTATGTAAGACGAGAGTAGTGTAGAGTCGGGGTGTGACACTAGCTCTAAAGTAGAAAGGATGAATATCATGAGTTTTCCTGAATTAGAAACGGATAGATTAAAGTTGACGATGATGCGTGAGGATTTTATTGATCCTTATTTTGAGATTATGTCTAACGATGAAGTAACAAAATTTTACGGGATGGATTCTTTGAAGCATAAAGATGATGCAAAAAAGATCATTTCATCTATGAAAAATACATATGAAAGCAAGCGTGGCATGAGATGGGGCATGGTCTTAAAAGAGACAGGTGATTTTGTCGGCACGCTTGGGCTTAACAACCTGAATATTCCAGGGAAGCGGGCAGAGATCGGATATGAGCTGGCTCCTGATTATTGGGGACAGGGAATTACGAGTGAAGCTGTGGAAGAGGTGCTGAGGTATTCGTTTCATGAGCTCGGGTTGTTCAGAATCGGTGCAGTCACCTATTCTCAAAATGAACCGTCCATGAAATTGTTGAAAAGGTTCGGTTTTGAGAAGGAAGGGATTTTGCGGGGCTATCTCTATCAAAATAGTAAGTCGCATGATGCGGTGGTGTTTTCGCTTTTAGAGCCGGATTTTCAAGGGTAGCGTAGACTTCAGGGACAGACCACAAGTCTGCACTCGTTCAATAAACCCGAAACCTTTCTAATCTTTTCCACGTACATAAGTCATAGAGAGGTAGGGGATTGGATGAGAAAGGTGATGGGGTTTGGTTTGGCGGTGGTATTACTGCTGGCGGCTTGTGAGGAGGCTGATCGTGCTGTTCAGGAGAATGAACAGTCTGGTGAGCTTGTGATCAGTCGTGAGGTTGAGGATCCGCCGAGTGTTGCGGCTTATTTGCCAAAGTTTGATGAGACGGAAATACCTGAGCTGGAGCCTGAGGTGCTTATGACGTTGACTGAGGAGAAGGAGCTTGCTGAGGCGTTAACGCAGGATGAGATGTTTGCTGACTTTGAAATATTTATCAGAACGATGAGATACGGTTATGGACCATATGAATTTTATGGTGGAGACGAAGCTTTTAAGGCTGCAGCAGAGGAGATGAATCAGTGGATCAACTCGTCTGAAGGACCGGTAAGCGGGGAGGAGTATGCCCGT contains the following coding sequences:
- a CDS encoding GNAT family N-acetyltransferase, which translates into the protein MSFPELETDRLKLTMMREDFIDPYFEIMSNDEVTKFYGMDSLKHKDDAKKIISSMKNTYESKRGMRWGMVLKETGDFVGTLGLNNLNIPGKRAEIGYELAPDYWGQGITSEAVEEVLRYSFHELGLFRIGAVTYSQNEPSMKLLKRFGFEKEGILRGYLYQNSKSHDAVVFSLLEPDFQG